From the Micromonospora lupini genome, one window contains:
- a CDS encoding response regulator transcription factor: MPQVLLIEDHQTVRDGLQLALTRQGHTVVAVATGEQGLERLRTAASDVVVLDLMLPGMDGFEVCRRIRQQGDLPIIMLTARNDDMDVVAGLEAGADDYVVKPVQARVLEARIRAVLRRTGGDSRRPGPERSGLHQHGALTIDRAALVVSKDGTPVSLAPTELRLLLELAHTPGQVLSRQQLLEAVWEHGYLGDSRLVDACVQRLRAKIEDEPSAPVYIQTVRGFGYRFGPL, encoded by the coding sequence ATGCCACAGGTCCTGCTGATCGAAGATCACCAGACGGTCCGTGACGGACTGCAGCTGGCGCTCACCCGGCAGGGCCACACGGTCGTCGCCGTGGCGACAGGCGAGCAGGGCTTGGAACGGCTGCGGACGGCGGCGTCCGACGTGGTGGTCCTCGATCTCATGCTGCCCGGTATGGACGGTTTCGAGGTGTGCCGCCGGATCCGGCAGCAGGGCGACCTGCCCATCATCATGCTCACCGCCCGCAACGACGACATGGACGTGGTTGCCGGGCTGGAGGCGGGCGCCGACGACTACGTGGTCAAGCCGGTGCAGGCCCGGGTGCTCGAGGCGCGCATCCGGGCGGTGCTGCGACGCACCGGCGGCGACTCGCGGCGTCCCGGCCCCGAGCGGTCCGGTCTGCACCAGCACGGCGCCCTGACCATCGACCGGGCCGCGCTGGTGGTCAGCAAGGACGGGACTCCGGTCAGCCTGGCCCCGACGGAGCTGCGGCTGCTGCTCGAACTCGCGCACACGCCAGGCCAGGTGCTCAGCCGCCAGCAACTGCTGGAGGCCGTGTGGGAGCACGGGTACCTCGGCGACTCGCGGCTGGTGGACGCCTGCGTCCAGCGGCTGCGCGCCAAGATCGAGGACGAGCCGTCGGCGCCTGTCTACATCCAGACGGTACGCGGCTTCGGATACCGGTTCGGGCCGCTGTGA
- a CDS encoding phosphatase PAP2 family protein, with amino-acid sequence MSHGSSYPVGLSSPGPARTLPSGRAAVPPCLRLLGAAVSFLLALALTGVLFVWTDQGQWIDGLLLPRAERGGGYEQASDLIGPAETVLATFGSPTLLAVLLGAVLAVGLLGRRLLAGVAGVGTVLCAVATAGAVKSALPRPDFAIEGSTSHNSFPSGHVAVATALVLAFLLVVPGWARRWLVVPGAAGVSVIGAATMIAGWHRFSDVLGGVLLSVALFCLAAAALTVRRGGDASQPRATPVVGRAWRAVGEGAVGLIVLGWVVRVLVPGLAASLPWGPLVAVLAAAGLSVVAVGVAVFLVRSVEFVGPLGPPQRQRPAEPGAMERLVTTDVRTARR; translated from the coding sequence ATGTCTCACGGATCGTCGTACCCCGTCGGTTTGTCGTCGCCCGGCCCCGCGCGAACGCTGCCGTCCGGACGCGCCGCTGTGCCGCCGTGCCTGCGGTTGCTCGGCGCGGCCGTCTCTTTCCTGCTCGCCCTGGCTCTCACCGGCGTGCTGTTCGTGTGGACCGACCAGGGTCAGTGGATCGACGGGCTGCTCCTGCCGCGCGCCGAACGGGGCGGCGGTTACGAGCAGGCGAGTGACCTGATCGGGCCGGCGGAGACAGTCCTGGCGACCTTCGGCAGCCCGACACTGCTGGCCGTCCTGCTCGGCGCTGTGTTGGCGGTCGGTCTGCTCGGCCGCCGGCTGCTGGCCGGCGTCGCGGGGGTGGGCACGGTGCTCTGCGCGGTCGCGACGGCCGGTGCGGTGAAGTCGGCGCTGCCCCGCCCGGACTTCGCGATCGAGGGCTCGACCAGCCACAACAGCTTCCCCAGCGGTCACGTCGCGGTCGCGACGGCTCTGGTGCTGGCCTTCCTGCTTGTCGTACCCGGCTGGGCCCGACGGTGGTTGGTCGTGCCGGGCGCGGCGGGCGTCTCGGTGATCGGGGCGGCCACCATGATCGCGGGATGGCACCGGTTCAGTGACGTGCTCGGCGGCGTCCTGCTGAGCGTGGCGCTGTTCTGCCTGGCCGCGGCGGCGCTGACGGTCCGACGTGGCGGCGACGCGTCACAGCCGCGTGCCACGCCGGTCGTCGGCCGCGCCTGGCGCGCGGTCGGCGAGGGCGCGGTGGGGTTGATCGTGCTCGGCTGGGTGGTTCGGGTGCTGGTGCCGGGTCTGGCCGCCTCGCTGCCGTGGGGGCCACTCGTGGCTGTCCTGGCGGCGGCCGGGTTGAGCGTGGTGGCGGTGGGCGTGGCGGTGTTCCTGGTGCGGTCGGTGGAGTTCGTCGGACCGCTCGGTCCGCCGCAGCGGCAGCGACCGGCCGAACCGGGGGCCATGGAGCGCCTGGTGACGACTGACGTCCGGACGGCGCGGCGCTGA
- a CDS encoding winged helix-turn-helix domain-containing protein, translating to MQGIPVASLVIGIASSPAERRQLARLLGGTDAFLIVSNVDQAREFLGVVEMPPDAPAPVPTVLAEVTPSPQPPPDLSVDSDRRVLRWRDQEIDLTRLEHDVLLCLVDAPGQVWTYERLHLEVWGNRHLGRGSDMHSVVRRVRRKLARLDAATTIHAVRGVGFRLAPV from the coding sequence ATGCAGGGAATTCCGGTCGCCTCGCTGGTCATCGGCATCGCGTCCTCGCCGGCTGAGCGCCGGCAGTTGGCCCGTCTGCTCGGCGGGACCGACGCCTTCCTGATCGTCTCGAACGTTGACCAGGCGCGGGAGTTCCTCGGGGTGGTCGAGATGCCCCCCGACGCGCCCGCGCCCGTCCCGACCGTACTCGCGGAGGTGACACCGAGCCCGCAGCCGCCGCCCGATCTGAGCGTCGACTCCGACCGCCGCGTGCTGCGCTGGCGCGACCAGGAGATTGACCTGACCCGGCTGGAGCACGACGTGCTGCTCTGCCTGGTCGACGCTCCCGGGCAGGTCTGGACCTACGAGCGACTGCACCTCGAGGTCTGGGGCAACAGGCACCTCGGCCGCGGGTCCGACATGCACTCCGTGGTGCGCCGGGTGCGCCGCAAGCTCGCACGACTCGACGCCGCCACCACGATCCACGCGGTCCGCGGCGTCGGCTTCCGGCTCGCCCCCGTCTGA
- a CDS encoding S8 family serine peptidase → MFRRPQWRRTARSLVSASAATILAATCLASVGSGAQAAPGSLGAGTATGDKIRPELARQLEAKSAGDFWIRFKDRADLSKASAIKDWTKRGAAVAQTLRETAAGSQGKIRAELDSSGTKYQTFWATNAIKVNSGSLAMAQKFAAHAEVEGLYAPVDYKLPELTKGTDEKTVNAVEWGVANINADDVWSQYGVTGEGVTIASIDSGVQYDHPALVNSYRGNNGDGTFDHNYNWFNAAGTCADAPCDDDGHGTHTMGTMAGSAGANQIGVAPGVKWIAANGCCPTDAALIESGQWMLEPTDLSGQNPDASKRPNIINNSWGTRDPSNEPFMEDVTLAWAASGIFGVFSNGNSGPACQTSGSPGSLASNYSAGAYDVNNTIASFSARGTGQNGEIKPNISAPGVNVRSSIPGNGYGTASGTSMAAPHLVGAIALLYSAAPTLIGDVDGTRALLNGTAIDKADDQCGGTAADNNVYGEGRLDALALLAAAPTGDVGTLAGTVTDAATGAPIAGATVTLTGPTSREITTGADGKYSTQVPTGDYQVVVSAFGYGSATKTATVTNRATTTLDVALTAVPRVNVTGSVTDGSGHGWPLYAKVTVSGVSGVYDYTTPSNGRYSITLPAGQTYTLTYESQYPGYQTVTKEVVVGTRNVTANVAVPVDTTTCTTAPGYTFGSDGEYETFDATTTPPGWTVVDNAGTGDVWKFTDDGDRGNLTGGSGNFAMIDSDAYGAGTTQDTSLVSPVVDLTGVTAPVIRFNQDFNQLNDDTADVDLSIDNGATWTNVLRQETDVRGPKLTEIPIPQAAGKAQVQVRFHYYDASYEWWWEVDNVLIGSQVTCVPVDGGLVVGNVRDKNDNSYINGATVTSNDRPAEKAVTVATPDDPGLPDGFYWIYSTLTGTHKFTATAGNYVSQSKQVDIEADWATTANFVLAAGRLSVTPTQVSATVQMPNGKATRTFTVTNTGGAPVEVGFGERDDGFELLRADGSRVTRQQVLGAAGAPEQRLSVPTSFAAKASGKASTATPAAAGPQAAPWTDITDFPANIMDNRVVTLDGKVYSIGGGDGSASTVKTYAYDPVAQTWTAVADLPDARNALTVGVIGGKIIATGGWGAAGPDAATWSYDPGANTWTDLADNPAPRAAAGQAVVDGKLYAVGGCTTSGCVPMSNSVVRYDPGTNAWETLANYPKSVAFASCGGIDGVLYCTGGNDGTAAQKASYAYDPGANTWTAIADAPTDNWASSYAVASGKLLVVGGSQGGAISNAGFAFDPATSSWSNLPNANTARYRGGAACGFYKIGGSSGSFNAAPDSEVLPGFEGCVEAAADVSWMTIDKSTVTLAPGEKVTVTVGMTANVDQPGTYSGAVTIKENTPYSVAPVTVTMTATPPKTWGKLMGTVTGTSCQGASAPIAGAVVQVDSWAMSWTFATDSAGKYAYWVDRRNNPLTMIVAKDGWKPQTRQTKIDTATPAVENFALVPIRC, encoded by the coding sequence ATGTTCAGACGTCCACAATGGAGACGCACGGCCAGGTCACTGGTCAGCGCCAGCGCGGCGACGATCCTCGCCGCCACATGCCTGGCCAGCGTCGGCTCCGGCGCGCAGGCCGCGCCCGGTTCGCTGGGAGCGGGCACCGCCACCGGGGACAAGATCCGACCGGAGCTCGCCCGCCAGCTTGAGGCCAAGAGCGCAGGGGACTTCTGGATTCGGTTCAAGGACCGGGCGGACCTGAGCAAGGCCAGCGCCATCAAGGACTGGACGAAGCGCGGCGCGGCCGTCGCGCAGACGCTGCGGGAGACCGCCGCCGGAAGCCAGGGCAAGATCCGCGCCGAACTCGACAGCTCGGGTACGAAGTACCAGACCTTCTGGGCCACCAACGCCATCAAGGTGAACAGCGGCTCCCTGGCGATGGCGCAGAAGTTCGCCGCCCACGCGGAGGTCGAGGGCCTCTACGCGCCTGTCGACTACAAGCTGCCGGAACTCACCAAGGGAACCGACGAGAAGACCGTCAACGCCGTCGAGTGGGGCGTTGCCAACATCAACGCCGACGACGTCTGGTCCCAGTACGGCGTCACCGGCGAGGGCGTCACCATCGCGAGCATCGACAGCGGCGTGCAGTACGACCACCCGGCGTTGGTGAACTCCTACCGCGGCAACAACGGCGACGGCACGTTCGACCACAACTACAACTGGTTCAACGCCGCCGGAACGTGCGCCGACGCGCCTTGTGACGACGACGGCCACGGTACGCACACAATGGGCACCATGGCCGGCTCCGCAGGCGCGAACCAGATCGGTGTCGCGCCCGGGGTCAAGTGGATCGCGGCGAACGGCTGCTGCCCCACCGACGCGGCGCTTATCGAATCCGGTCAGTGGATGCTCGAACCGACCGACCTCAGCGGTCAGAACCCGGACGCCAGCAAGCGGCCGAACATCATCAACAACTCGTGGGGCACCCGGGACCCGTCCAACGAGCCCTTCATGGAGGACGTGACGCTGGCCTGGGCCGCGTCGGGCATCTTCGGTGTCTTCTCCAACGGCAACAGCGGGCCGGCGTGCCAGACCAGCGGCTCACCGGGCAGCCTCGCCAGCAACTACTCGGCGGGCGCGTACGACGTCAACAACACAATCGCCAGCTTCTCCGCCCGCGGCACCGGGCAGAACGGCGAGATCAAGCCCAACATCTCCGCTCCGGGCGTGAACGTCCGGTCGAGCATTCCCGGCAACGGGTACGGCACCGCCAGCGGCACCTCGATGGCCGCCCCGCACCTGGTGGGCGCGATCGCCCTGCTGTACTCGGCGGCGCCGACGCTCATCGGTGACGTCGACGGCACCCGTGCGCTGCTCAACGGCACCGCGATCGACAAGGCCGACGACCAGTGCGGCGGCACTGCCGCGGACAACAACGTCTACGGTGAGGGCCGACTGGACGCCCTCGCGCTGCTCGCCGCGGCCCCGACCGGTGATGTCGGCACCCTGGCGGGCACGGTCACCGACGCGGCCACCGGCGCACCGATCGCCGGCGCGACAGTGACGCTCACCGGTCCGACCTCGCGTGAGATCACCACCGGCGCCGACGGAAAGTACTCGACGCAGGTCCCGACCGGCGACTACCAGGTCGTTGTGTCGGCGTTCGGGTACGGCAGCGCCACGAAGACCGCGACTGTCACCAACCGCGCGACAACGACGCTCGACGTCGCCCTGACGGCGGTGCCGCGCGTCAATGTCACCGGCTCGGTCACCGACGGCTCCGGCCACGGCTGGCCGCTGTACGCCAAGGTGACAGTGAGCGGCGTGTCCGGCGTGTACGACTACACGACGCCGTCGAACGGCCGATACAGCATCACGCTGCCGGCCGGACAGACGTACACCCTGACGTACGAGTCGCAGTACCCGGGCTACCAGACCGTCACCAAGGAGGTCGTGGTCGGCACCCGCAACGTGACCGCGAACGTCGCGGTGCCGGTGGACACCACCACCTGCACGACGGCGCCCGGCTACACGTTCGGCTCCGACGGCGAGTACGAGACCTTCGACGCGACGACCACGCCGCCCGGCTGGACGGTGGTCGACAACGCGGGCACCGGTGACGTCTGGAAGTTCACCGACGACGGCGACCGGGGCAACCTGACCGGTGGCAGCGGCAACTTCGCGATGATCGACAGCGACGCGTACGGCGCGGGCACCACCCAGGACACCTCCCTGGTCAGCCCGGTGGTCGACCTGACCGGCGTCACGGCCCCGGTCATCCGGTTCAACCAGGACTTCAACCAGTTGAACGACGACACCGCCGACGTCGACCTGAGCATCGACAACGGCGCGACCTGGACGAACGTGCTCCGCCAGGAGACCGACGTCCGGGGCCCGAAGCTCACCGAGATCCCGATCCCGCAGGCGGCCGGCAAGGCGCAGGTCCAGGTGCGGTTCCACTACTACGACGCCTCGTACGAGTGGTGGTGGGAGGTCGACAACGTCCTCATCGGCAGCCAGGTCACCTGCGTGCCTGTCGACGGTGGCCTGGTCGTGGGCAACGTCCGCGACAAGAACGACAACAGCTACATCAACGGCGCCACCGTCACCAGCAACGACCGGCCCGCCGAGAAGGCGGTCACCGTGGCGACCCCGGACGACCCTGGGCTGCCCGACGGGTTCTACTGGATCTACTCGACGCTCACCGGCACCCACAAGTTCACCGCGACGGCCGGCAACTACGTCAGCCAGAGCAAGCAGGTCGACATCGAGGCCGACTGGGCCACCACCGCGAACTTCGTCCTCGCGGCCGGCCGGTTGTCGGTGACGCCCACGCAGGTGAGCGCGACGGTTCAGATGCCCAACGGCAAGGCAACCAGGACGTTCACCGTGACCAACACCGGCGGCGCGCCTGTCGAGGTCGGCTTCGGCGAGCGTGACGACGGCTTCGAACTGCTGCGGGCGGACGGTTCCCGGGTGACCCGGCAGCAGGTGCTCGGCGCGGCCGGCGCACCGGAGCAGCGGCTGAGCGTCCCGACGTCGTTCGCGGCCAAGGCGTCCGGCAAGGCGTCGACGGCGACCCCCGCCGCGGCCGGCCCCCAGGCCGCACCGTGGACGGACATCACCGACTTCCCGGCCAACATCATGGACAACCGGGTGGTCACCCTGGACGGCAAGGTGTACTCGATCGGCGGTGGCGACGGAAGCGCCTCCACCGTGAAGACCTACGCCTACGACCCGGTCGCGCAGACCTGGACGGCGGTGGCCGACCTGCCCGATGCCCGCAACGCGCTCACGGTGGGCGTGATCGGCGGGAAGATCATCGCAACCGGTGGCTGGGGCGCCGCCGGTCCGGACGCGGCAACCTGGTCGTACGACCCGGGGGCCAACACCTGGACGGACCTGGCCGACAACCCCGCTCCGCGCGCCGCGGCAGGGCAGGCGGTCGTCGACGGCAAGCTCTACGCCGTCGGTGGCTGCACCACCTCGGGTTGCGTGCCGATGTCGAACAGTGTGGTCCGCTACGACCCGGGCACCAACGCCTGGGAGACGCTTGCGAACTACCCGAAGTCGGTGGCCTTCGCCTCCTGCGGCGGCATCGACGGCGTCCTCTACTGCACCGGTGGCAACGACGGCACCGCGGCGCAGAAGGCCAGCTACGCCTACGACCCGGGCGCCAACACCTGGACCGCGATCGCGGACGCGCCGACTGACAACTGGGCCAGCTCGTACGCGGTGGCCAGCGGCAAGCTCCTCGTCGTGGGCGGTTCGCAGGGCGGCGCCATCAGCAACGCCGGCTTCGCCTTCGACCCGGCCACCAGCTCGTGGTCGAACCTGCCGAACGCCAACACCGCCCGCTACCGGGGCGGCGCGGCGTGTGGCTTCTACAAGATCGGCGGCTCGTCCGGCAGCTTCAACGCGGCACCGGACAGCGAGGTGCTGCCGGGCTTCGAGGGATGCGTCGAGGCGGCTGCCGACGTCAGCTGGATGACCATCGACAAGTCGACTGTCACCCTCGCGCCGGGTGAGAAGGTCACGGTCACCGTCGGGATGACGGCGAACGTGGACCAGCCGGGCACCTACTCCGGTGCGGTCACGATCAAGGAGAACACGCCGTACTCGGTCGCGCCGGTGACGGTGACCATGACGGCCACGCCCCCGAAGACCTGGGGCAAGCTGATGGGCACGGTGACCGGGACCAGTTGCCAGGGCGCGTCCGCGCCGATCGCCGGCGCGGTGGTCCAGGTCGACTCGTGGGCGATGTCGTGGACGTTCGCGACCGACAGCGCCGGCAAGTACGCCTACTGGGTGGACCGTCGGAACAACCCGCTCACGATGATCGTCGCCAAGGACGGCTGGAAGCCCCAGACCCGTCAGACGAAGATCGACACCGCCACTCCCGCAGTGGAGAACTTCGCGTTGGTGCCCATCCGGTGCTGA
- a CDS encoding winged helix-turn-helix domain-containing protein, producing the protein MTITGQGFPSIPGGVVAEDDETALGGADPADDPFPLLIAVTPSPTERIRLAERLDGIAPLLLVADLDELRRLIAIPQQRPGPPGVPPPRPTPTAAPDPALVIDSARSTARYGAREVDLTRLEHDLLTCLITEPMRIWSYAELHRSVWHDEGRERRADVQSLVKRLRRKLRDLGAGATIEAVRGVGLRLTGRHEPQIGRA; encoded by the coding sequence ATGACGATAACTGGGCAGGGATTCCCATCGATCCCGGGCGGTGTGGTGGCCGAGGACGACGAAACGGCGTTGGGCGGGGCTGATCCGGCAGACGACCCGTTTCCGTTGCTGATCGCGGTGACGCCGTCGCCGACCGAGCGCATCCGGCTCGCGGAGCGTCTCGACGGGATCGCGCCTCTGCTGCTGGTGGCCGACCTCGACGAGCTGCGTCGACTGATCGCGATTCCGCAGCAGCGGCCCGGGCCGCCCGGCGTGCCACCGCCGCGCCCGACGCCGACCGCCGCGCCCGATCCCGCCCTGGTCATCGACTCGGCCCGGTCCACCGCGCGGTACGGCGCCCGCGAGGTCGACCTGACCCGTCTGGAACACGACCTGCTGACCTGCCTGATCACCGAGCCGATGCGGATCTGGAGCTACGCCGAGCTGCACCGGTCGGTCTGGCACGACGAGGGGCGCGAGCGCAGGGCGGACGTGCAGTCCCTGGTGAAGCGGCTGCGCCGCAAGTTGCGGGACCTCGGCGCCGGTGCCACGATCGAGGCCGTACGCGGTGTCGGGCTGCGCCTCACCGGCAGGCATGAGCCGCAGATCGGGCGTGCCTGA
- a CDS encoding OFA family MFS transporter: MLSVFDPRHTVAPPGYSRWLIPTAALAVHVCIGQVYATSVYKNSLIAHFDASQTAIGAIFSIAIVMLGSSAAVGGRWVERNGPRRAMFVSACFWATGFLVGALGIATQQLWLLYLGYGVIGGIGLGIGYISPVSTLIKWFPDRPGLATGLAIMGFGGGALVAGPLARQLLSLYDSDYNPANPAAVASGSALVGLFVTFGIGYFVIMMFGPFNVRVPPPDWRPAGFDPARVATRSLVTRASVSASNAVRTRSFWLLWIVLFCNVTAGIGILEQASPMIQDFFRDNGSTAVSVSAAAGFVGVLSLFNMAGRFVWSTTSDLIGRKPIYLIYLGVGMVLYALLAVAGHAATAVFVLIAALIISFYGGGFATMPAYLRDLFGTFQVGAIHGRLLTAWSAAGVAGPLIVNRILDTQGKPGTLTASAYRPALFTMVGVLAIGFVANLLVRAVPDRFHEPDRGSTSPVARATVTEPVALGPQSRPPVPEHVGGQTGRLWLSWLLVAALLGYGIVQTAITAAKLFTG, from the coding sequence ATGCTGTCGGTATTCGACCCTCGGCACACAGTCGCTCCCCCGGGATACAGCCGCTGGCTCATCCCGACCGCGGCGCTGGCCGTGCACGTCTGCATCGGCCAGGTCTATGCGACGAGCGTCTACAAGAACTCCCTCATCGCGCACTTCGACGCCAGCCAGACGGCGATCGGGGCGATCTTCAGCATCGCCATCGTCATGCTGGGCTCGTCGGCGGCGGTGGGTGGCCGGTGGGTGGAGCGCAACGGCCCCCGCCGGGCCATGTTCGTCTCGGCCTGCTTCTGGGCCACCGGTTTCCTGGTCGGCGCGCTCGGCATCGCGACCCAGCAACTCTGGCTGCTCTACCTCGGCTACGGCGTCATCGGCGGCATCGGACTGGGCATCGGCTACATCTCGCCCGTCTCCACGCTGATCAAGTGGTTCCCGGACCGGCCGGGTCTCGCCACCGGTCTGGCGATCATGGGATTCGGCGGCGGCGCCCTGGTCGCCGGCCCGCTGGCGCGTCAGTTGCTGTCGCTCTACGACTCCGACTACAACCCGGCCAACCCCGCCGCAGTGGCGTCGGGTTCCGCGCTTGTGGGGCTCTTCGTCACGTTCGGCATCGGCTACTTCGTGATCATGATGTTCGGCCCGTTCAACGTCCGGGTTCCCCCGCCGGACTGGCGGCCCGCCGGGTTCGACCCCGCCCGCGTCGCCACGCGGTCGCTGGTGACGAGAGCGAGCGTGTCCGCGTCCAACGCCGTGCGGACCCGTTCGTTCTGGCTGCTGTGGATCGTGTTGTTCTGCAACGTGACGGCGGGCATCGGCATCCTGGAGCAGGCCAGCCCGATGATCCAGGACTTCTTCCGGGACAACGGTTCCACGGCCGTCTCGGTGTCGGCCGCCGCCGGCTTCGTGGGTGTGCTGTCGCTGTTCAACATGGCCGGCCGGTTCGTCTGGTCGACGACGTCCGACCTCATCGGCCGCAAGCCCATCTACCTGATCTACCTCGGCGTCGGCATGGTGCTCTACGCCCTGCTCGCCGTGGCCGGCCACGCCGCGACAGCCGTCTTCGTGCTGATCGCCGCGCTGATCATCTCCTTCTACGGCGGTGGCTTCGCGACCATGCCCGCGTACCTGCGGGACCTCTTCGGCACCTTCCAGGTCGGCGCCATCCACGGCCGGCTGTTGACGGCCTGGTCGGCGGCGGGTGTCGCCGGGCCGTTGATCGTCAACCGCATCCTCGACACGCAGGGCAAGCCCGGCACGCTCACCGCCTCGGCGTACCGTCCCGCGCTGTTCACAATGGTCGGTGTCCTCGCCATCGGTTTCGTCGCCAACCTCCTGGTCCGCGCCGTGCCCGACCGGTTCCACGAGCCGGACCGGGGGTCGACGTCGCCGGTGGCGCGCGCCACCGTCACCGAGCCGGTCGCGCTCGGCCCGCAGAGCAGGCCGCCGGTGCCCGAGCACGTCGGCGGCCAGACCGGGCGGCTCTGGTTGTCCTGGCTGCTCGTCGCGGCGCTGCTGGGCTACGGCATCGTCCAGACCGCCATCACTGCCGCGAAGCTGTTCACCGGCTGA
- the nrfD gene encoding NrfD/PsrC family molybdoenzyme membrane anchor subunit: MTDATPPHEPVGARFREFQAHLDRPDGQPRGRGRGRGHDGEQLTVPPADFSSYYGRPILKAPVWKRDIAGYLFTGGLAAGGALIGAGAQLTGRPALRRVGRWTALGGTVASAYLLVHDLGRPERFHHMLRVAKLTSPMSVGTWILTVFGPVAGVAAVAELGPRLPQHGVLGLARRLAPSVGDVAGLAAAATAPALATYTGVLLADTAVPAWHDAYPFLPFVFGGSALAAAAGVGLIAAPAAETVPLRRLAVAGAAIKLVGGHRMERLRITGEPYRHGHSGRLVRAGNVLLGVGAVAALLGRRSRALSVFAGAALLASSVATRFGIFEAGTVSARDPRYTVVPQRERLAEHGPTVADGRR; encoded by the coding sequence ATGACCGACGCGACGCCGCCGCACGAGCCGGTCGGCGCCCGGTTCCGCGAGTTCCAGGCCCACCTCGACCGGCCCGACGGGCAGCCCCGGGGGCGCGGTCGGGGTCGCGGCCACGACGGCGAGCAGCTCACCGTGCCGCCTGCCGACTTCAGCTCCTACTACGGCCGCCCGATCCTCAAGGCGCCGGTGTGGAAGCGCGACATCGCCGGCTACCTGTTCACCGGTGGCCTCGCCGCCGGCGGGGCGCTGATCGGTGCGGGAGCCCAGCTGACCGGACGCCCCGCCCTGCGTCGGGTGGGCCGCTGGACTGCCCTCGGCGGGACCGTGGCCAGCGCGTACCTGCTGGTGCACGACCTCGGGCGGCCGGAGCGTTTCCACCACATGCTCCGGGTCGCCAAGCTGACCTCACCGATGTCGGTGGGCACCTGGATTCTCACCGTGTTCGGACCGGTCGCCGGTGTGGCGGCTGTCGCCGAGCTCGGGCCACGGCTCCCGCAGCACGGTGTGCTCGGCCTCGCCCGCCGGCTCGCGCCCTCCGTCGGCGACGTCGCCGGCCTGGCCGCGGCGGCCACCGCTCCGGCGCTTGCCACGTACACCGGGGTCCTGCTCGCCGACACCGCCGTACCGGCCTGGCACGACGCGTACCCCTTCCTGCCGTTCGTCTTCGGCGGCAGCGCCCTGGCGGCGGCCGCCGGGGTCGGCCTCATCGCGGCGCCCGCCGCGGAGACCGTGCCGCTGCGGCGGCTCGCGGTCGCCGGCGCGGCCATCAAGCTTGTCGGCGGCCACCGGATGGAGCGGTTGAGGATCACCGGTGAGCCCTACCGGCACGGCCACAGCGGGCGGCTGGTCCGGGCGGGAAACGTGCTGCTCGGCGTGGGTGCGGTCGCCGCGCTGCTCGGTCGGCGCAGCCGGGCCCTGTCGGTGTTCGCCGGCGCGGCCCTGCTGGCCTCGTCGGTCGCCACCCGATTCGGCATCTTCGAGGCGGGCACCGTGTCGGCGCGCGATCCGCGGTACACGGTCGTACCCCAGCGGGAGCGCCTCGCCGAGCACGGCCCGACGGTGGCCGACGGCCGCCGCTGA